From a single Nocardioides panacis genomic region:
- a CDS encoding YlxR family protein: MSTDSISGPARTCVGCRQRAAKHDLLRVVAGERGQGLEVVPDPSGRAPGRGAHLHPTPECLELALRRRAFPRALKVQGRLATTAVEDHLHQHH; the protein is encoded by the coding sequence ATGTCCACCGACTCGATCTCTGGACCTGCTCGCACGTGCGTGGGGTGTCGGCAGCGGGCCGCGAAGCACGATCTGCTGCGAGTCGTGGCCGGCGAGCGGGGACAGGGCCTGGAGGTCGTCCCCGATCCGTCCGGTCGGGCACCCGGTCGAGGGGCGCACCTGCACCCCACCCCCGAGTGCCTGGAGCTCGCCCTCCGGCGTCGAGCGTTTCCCCGGGCCCTCAAGGTCCAGGGTCGGCTCGCCACGACGGCGGTCGAGGACCATCTCCACCAGCACCACTGA